From the genome of Syntrophus gentianae:
ATCCAGTCCAGCTAAATCCTTTGTATCGTATAGAAATAGTTCTACTTGAAATCCTGCATTTACCAACATCCTTGCGCAGAAAGCCGTCTGTGATTGAAGTGGCCATTCAGCCTGAAATATTCCGATGGTTTGCCTGTTATTCACTTAATTCCGCTAACTGGTCGTCTTATAAAAGTTATGAAAAATCCAACTTAAAACCTGATGGGCCCATATGCCGTTATACGGCTTCTGCAATAAATATTTTTAGAACTTTATATCGTAATGTTCATTGGTCAGCCAATCATCCACTTCAACGCATCTACGAAATGTGGAATTCCTATATAACCGATATTCATAGACATTTCTTCTGTGGATGTACATCATGTGTGCGGGGATAAAACGCCACGACTCTTTTTTCTTTAATATTCTTAGAAATGTTCTGACAAAAATTCTTACGATCCCGGATGAATTTCGCTTCAGGATCGTTGTCAATATCCTACGCCTGTCCCGATGCTCTCGATAATCCGTATATGAATCACAGTAGCCCTGATTTCCTATCCGATCAACTAGATATCTAAGGGTTGTTCTATGGGGCGGGATGAGATGATAAATAATTGAATTCGCTGTATAAGCAAATCGATATCCCAGATTTCGGAGTTTGATATTGAGACCGGTTTCTCCGTCTCCTATCCAGACCCCTGCCGTATTCTCGGGGTTGAAGCCACCGGCCTTAAAAAAAAGATCTCGACGGATAGCCTGGTGGCAGCTGTATACGGGAAGATTTTCTGAAACAATCAGATCTCCCTTTATGTCTTTTTCAGTGAGACTCAATAAACCATTCCACATGAAACGGCAGACCCATTCTGGCGGTTCTTTCTGGAAAGACGGGAGAACGAGGCCTGTGGCGCAACCGACTTCAGGGTATAAGTCAAACACCTTGACCAGTTCGCCCAGCAAAGCCCGGTCAGCCGCCATGTCGTCATCGGTAAAGTAGAGAATCTCTCCCTTTGCCTGTTTTGCTGCACTGTTCCGGGCGTAATGCACGCCCTGGCGCTTCTCGAAGAGATATCTGACAGATACGGCCGAGCTGTCGACATAACGAGAAGCGATCTCCCGGGTTGTATCCCTTGAATTGTTGTCCATTATAATAATTTCATAACGGTCACTCGGATAATCCTGAGAAAGGAAGCTGTCCAATGTTACGGGAAGCATCTGTGCCCGGTTATAAGTCGGGATAATGATCGATACAAAAGGTGAACTGGACATGGATTTTACTCTTTATTTATTTTTCTGCATCATATAGGTCAGAAAAATGCTGCAGTCATTGCACACGAGCGTTTCTTCGGCCTTCCTGTCTTGAAACATTCTTCGCGCCCGCTTGAATTTTTCCGTGTTGTACATCTGCTTGATCGTCATTGTGTTATCCCACTGGAAAAAATCATCAGCCGGGTCTGTACACCAGCAGCACGGCGGGATGCTTCCATCCTGTTCGACAATTAGGTAATAATATAAAAAGGGGCATTTCTTCCCTAGCATCGAAAAATTGACATCGAGATATTTGCGTCTGGCGATTTCTTCTTCCGAAAACCACTGAAAGGCCCTGGCTGTATCTCTGTCTTTAAATACAGTCGTCATATCGCAGGAATAATACCTGTCCGCTCCCCATTTCTTATAATTCTCAGCAATTACTTCGATTTGATTTGTCGTATATTTATTGCGAAGATATTGTAATGAAATAACGGGATAAATGCTTTTATAGGCCTTCTTGTAATTCGATAGTTTGTTTAAATTACAAAGGACGAGATTGAAGTCTCCCCCAATTCGATACCGGGAGTAATCTTCCTGATTGATGCCATCGAAAGAGACAATTAAATGTTTCAGTCGAAATCGAACCATAGCCTCCAGTTTTTCATCAATGTTTGGAAGGCTCAGATTGCTGCTTATCTCGGTGTTTAAATCGTATACATTGCAATATTCCAAAATGTTTATGAAATCTTTGTGCAGCAGGCTTTCTCCCCATTTGTAAAGCTGAACAAGACC
Proteins encoded in this window:
- a CDS encoding radical SAM/SPASM domain-containing protein, whose amino-acid sequence is MNEDLLAGFSALKSVLRQTFTREYVPGIIAIGLTNVCNLSCPLCITGLKRQQKSRQFMTYELFTSIIDKIRDFEGLVQLYKWGESLLHKDFINILEYCNVYDLNTEISSNLSLPNIDEKLEAMVRFRLKHLIVSFDGINQEDYSRYRIGGDFNLVLCNLNKLSNYKKAYKSIYPVISLQYLRNKYTTNQIEVIAENYKKWGADRYYSCDMTTVFKDRDTARAFQWFSEEEIARRKYLDVNFSMLGKKCPFLYYYLIVEQDGSIPPCCWCTDPADDFFQWDNTMTIKQMYNTEKFKRARRMFQDRKAEETLVCNDCSIFLTYMMQKNK
- a CDS encoding glycosyltransferase, producing the protein MSSSPFVSIIIPTYNRAQMLPVTLDSFLSQDYPSDRYEIIIMDNNSRDTTREIASRYVDSSAVSVRYLFEKRQGVHYARNSAAKQAKGEILYFTDDDMAADRALLGELVKVFDLYPEVGCATGLVLPSFQKEPPEWVCRFMWNGLLSLTEKDIKGDLIVSENLPVYSCHQAIRRDLFFKAGGFNPENTAGVWIGDGETGLNIKLRNLGYRFAYTANSIIYHLIPPHRTTLRYLVDRIGNQGYCDSYTDYREHRDRRRILTTILKRNSSGIVRIFVRTFLRILKKKESWRFIPAHMMYIHRRNVYEYRLYRNSTFRRCVEVDDWLTNEHYDIKF